One window of the Xenopus tropicalis strain Nigerian chromosome 10, UCB_Xtro_10.0, whole genome shotgun sequence genome contains the following:
- the LOC108648950 gene encoding uncharacterized protein LOC108648950 produces the protein MELEGAVSMRTRGRGGGAVVGDAVGSGSTKQEGRRSGRSLRTQQGVGSMELKRAIDEDAVGRAGGRSVASVRKTTVLDVMRRLLQPKNVMVSTGSDRQTNHCYIAILNIIQGEVDPTQLFERTCRQYDKLRKREAFLEQFQIEGIYIEQLEEIREAWMDSLAHVEDRIDEILGSIDNMQALILQMKREEGKEEEEESYETAMGSSLSSENTAEEQPTSSDGSNSEGEERKRSESRSEEERMDNSESAEDTNNAKQVRFAENLCTFYEIPLGKNKKESKFLRFIRRIFRKNAKKSGIKEKTENCDKSRCTDDMEKGSTTIIDDGTRHWKSAMLDHEEDRLLND, from the exons ATGGAGCTGGAGGGGGCCGTTAGTATGAGGACGCGGGGGAGAGGGGGCGGGGCCGTAGTTGGAGACGCAGTGGGGAGCGGCAGTACGAAGCAAGAAGGACGCAGGAgcggccgtagtttgaggacgcagcagggagtggggagcatGGAGCTGAAGCGGGCCATAGATGAAGACGCAGTGGGGAGGGCGGGCGGCCGTAGT GTGGCCAGTGTGCGTAAGACCACAGTGCTGGATGTCATGAGAAGGCTACTGCAGCCTAAAAATGTTATGGTATCCACTGGCAGTGACCGGCAAACCAACCACTGCTATATTGCAATACTGAACATCATTCAAGGGGAAGTGGATCCCACACAG CTGTTTGAGAGAACTTGTCGGCAGTACGATAAACTGCGAAAACGTGAGGCTTTCCTGGAGCAGTTCC aAATAGAAGGAATCTACATTGAGCAGCTGGAGGAGATCCGGGAAGCCTGGATGGATTCGCTGGCTCATGTAGag GACAGAATTGATGAAATATTAGGGTCCATAGACAATATGCAGGCCCTAATACTTCAAAtgaagagagaagaagggaaagaagaagaagaagagagttATGAAACTGCTATGGGGAGTTCCTTAAGCAGTGAAAACACTGCCGAGGAGCAACCTACAAGCAGTGACGGCTCTAACAGTGAGGGAGAGGAACGGAAAAGATCGGAAAGCAGAAGTGAAGAAGAAAGAATGGACAACAGTGAAAGTGCAGAGGATACAAACAATGCGAAGCAAGTCCGCTTCGCAGAAAACCTCTGCACTTTTTATGAAATCCCACTAGGGAAGaacaaaaaagaaagcaaatttcTAAGATTCATTAGAAGAATCTTCAGAAAGAATGCTAAGAAAAGTGGgattaaagaaaaaacagaaaactgcGATAAAAGTAGATGCACAGATGACATGGAAAAAGGGTCTACCACCATAATAGATGATGGGACCCGGCATTGGAAGAGTGCAATGCTAGATCATGAGGAAGATCGGCTGCTGAATGATTAA